One window from the genome of Pseudonocardia hierapolitana encodes:
- a CDS encoding ABC transporter family substrate-binding protein translates to MRIRSTTVMALVTALAVSACGGGSGGGGGAPVVAPDQQQQGQNEINPVPRDQIPDGGDLRWPLDQLPDNFNRNQVDGTLGVNGEVMSALMPGAHRTLPDATVEVDTDYFTSIELTSSEPQTITYTLRPEAAWDDGTPITWRDLQAQWQALNGSNPAFLVASTTGYEDIASVERGADDKQAVVTFARVFSEWRSLFSPIYPASTNTDPAVFNSGWINAVPTSAGPFRFETVDTTAQTITLARNEKWWADRPKLDRIIFRVVERGALADALANNEIDWYSIGSDVNLFARAQTIPGTEIRQAVEPRYNHITFGGAPGAPLADPALRRAVARAIDRQAIARALIGQIVPETTPLGNYIYVQGSRNYVDHSQVVAFDPAASAAALDQLGWTSPGAGQVRTNNGRPLTLRLVTDAGNPITERVTALVRSQLAAAGIGVELVQAAAGDFFDQYVTPGNFDMVTFGWEGTPFPVTSTRNVYSTTGEQNYGHIGTPEIDALYDQAIRELDDARRIELGQQIDQLLWQEMPQLPLYQSTGAYAVRSTVANYGAPGFASVDYADIGFVG, encoded by the coding sequence ATGCGAATCCGGTCGACGACCGTCATGGCGCTCGTCACCGCGCTCGCCGTGAGCGCCTGTGGCGGCGGTTCCGGCGGAGGTGGTGGCGCCCCGGTGGTGGCGCCCGACCAGCAGCAGCAGGGCCAGAACGAGATCAATCCCGTACCGCGGGACCAGATCCCGGACGGCGGTGACCTGCGTTGGCCGCTCGACCAGCTCCCGGACAACTTCAACCGCAACCAGGTCGACGGGACGCTCGGCGTGAACGGCGAGGTCATGTCGGCGTTGATGCCCGGCGCCCACCGCACCCTGCCCGACGCGACCGTCGAGGTGGACACCGACTACTTCACCTCGATCGAGCTGACCTCCAGCGAGCCGCAGACCATCACCTACACGCTCCGGCCGGAGGCCGCCTGGGACGACGGCACGCCGATCACGTGGCGCGACCTGCAGGCCCAGTGGCAGGCCCTGAACGGCAGCAACCCGGCGTTCCTGGTGGCCTCGACCACGGGGTACGAGGACATCGCCTCGGTCGAGCGCGGCGCGGACGACAAGCAGGCCGTCGTCACGTTCGCCCGGGTGTTCAGCGAGTGGCGCAGCCTGTTCAGCCCGATCTACCCGGCGTCCACCAACACCGATCCGGCAGTGTTCAACAGCGGCTGGATCAACGCCGTGCCGACCTCGGCGGGGCCGTTCCGGTTCGAGACCGTCGACACCACCGCCCAGACGATCACCCTGGCGCGCAACGAGAAGTGGTGGGCCGATCGGCCGAAGCTGGACCGCATCATCTTCCGGGTCGTCGAGCGCGGAGCGCTGGCCGATGCGCTCGCCAACAACGAGATCGACTGGTACTCGATCGGCTCGGACGTCAACCTGTTCGCCCGCGCGCAGACCATCCCGGGCACCGAGATCCGGCAGGCCGTCGAGCCGCGGTACAACCACATCACGTTCGGCGGCGCGCCCGGCGCCCCGCTGGCGGACCCCGCGCTGCGCCGCGCGGTCGCCCGGGCCATCGACCGGCAGGCCATCGCTCGCGCGCTGATCGGCCAGATCGTCCCGGAGACCACGCCACTGGGGAACTACATCTACGTGCAGGGGTCGAGGAACTACGTCGATCACTCACAGGTGGTGGCCTTCGACCCGGCGGCGTCCGCCGCCGCACTCGACCAGCTCGGCTGGACGTCCCCCGGCGCGGGGCAGGTCCGCACGAACAACGGGCGCCCGCTCACCCTGCGGCTCGTGACCGACGCGGGCAACCCGATCACCGAGCGGGTCACGGCGCTGGTCCGGTCCCAGCTCGCCGCCGCCGGCATCGGCGTCGAGCTCGTGCAGGCCGCGGCAGGTGACTTCTTCGACCAGTACGTCACGCCGGGCAACTTCGACATGGTGACGTTCGGCTGGGAAGGCACGCCGTTCCCGGTCACGTCGACCCGCAACGTCTACTCGACCACGGGTGAGCAGAACTACGGCCACATCGGCACCCCCGAGATCGACGCGTTGTACGACCAGGCGATCCGCGAGCTCGACGACGCCCGGCGGATCGAGCTCGGCCAGCAGATCGACCAGCTGCTCTGGCAGGAGATGCCGCAGCTACCGCTCTACCAGTCCACCGGTGCCTACGCCGTGCGCAGCACGGTCGCCAACTACGGAGCTCCGGGTTTCGCCTCCGTCGACTACGCCGACATCGGTTTCGTCGGCTGA
- a CDS encoding ABC transporter family substrate-binding protein has product MRTRSRRLAVGAVAMALLLTACGGGGGAGDAGGGLAGIDEQQRGVNDINPVAREQVRDGGDLRWPIDAIPDNFNINHVDGNLVDNREIVEALLPGAFVREADGTVSLDEDYFTSIELTSTAPQVVTYTINPAAGWDDGTPITWRDLQAQWQALNGTNPAYLPADTAGYDSVASVERGVDDKQAVVTFATPYAEWRAMYEHIYPAATNTDPEAFNRGWLTSIGTTAGPFRAENVDTTGQTITLVRNEKWWGEPAKLDRIIFRVVERSALADALANNEIDSYRIGSDVNLSARAQGIPGVVVRQAVEPLFNHITFNGGPGAVLSDPALRRAIVQGMDRQAIATALVGQIVPTITPLNQFIFVQGSENYVDHAQGVAYDPAAAGAALDALGWVSPGEGQARVRNGQPLDVRYVATAGNPISERIVAITSQQLRAIGVGVEVVPVASADLFDQYVNPGNFDMIGFAYSGSPFPITSSREVFVSGSESNVSRINTPEIDALFAQASAELDDAKRIELCQRIDQALWEQMPYVPLYQATGAVAVRSTLANFGAKGFADLDYTEIGFTA; this is encoded by the coding sequence ATGAGAACCCGTTCGCGCCGTCTCGCGGTGGGCGCCGTGGCCATGGCGTTGCTGCTGACCGCATGCGGTGGAGGTGGCGGCGCCGGTGACGCGGGCGGCGGGCTCGCCGGGATCGACGAGCAGCAGCGGGGTGTCAACGACATCAACCCCGTCGCGCGCGAGCAGGTCCGCGACGGCGGGGACCTGCGCTGGCCGATCGACGCGATCCCGGACAACTTCAACATCAACCACGTCGACGGCAACCTCGTCGACAACCGCGAGATCGTCGAAGCCCTGCTGCCCGGCGCGTTCGTCCGCGAGGCCGACGGCACCGTGAGCCTCGACGAGGACTACTTCACCTCGATCGAGCTCACCTCCACCGCCCCGCAGGTCGTGACCTACACGATCAACCCGGCTGCCGGCTGGGACGACGGCACGCCGATCACGTGGCGCGACCTGCAGGCCCAGTGGCAGGCGCTGAACGGCACGAACCCGGCCTACCTGCCCGCCGACACCGCCGGGTACGACAGCGTGGCGTCGGTCGAGCGGGGCGTGGACGACAAGCAGGCCGTGGTCACGTTCGCCACCCCCTACGCCGAGTGGCGCGCGATGTACGAGCACATCTACCCGGCGGCAACCAACACCGACCCGGAGGCGTTCAACCGGGGCTGGCTGACCTCGATCGGAACGACGGCGGGCCCGTTCCGCGCCGAGAACGTCGACACCACCGGGCAGACGATCACCCTCGTCCGCAACGAGAAGTGGTGGGGCGAGCCCGCGAAGCTGGACCGCATCATCTTCCGGGTCGTCGAGCGGAGCGCGCTCGCCGACGCGCTGGCGAACAACGAGATCGACAGCTACCGCATCGGATCGGACGTCAACCTGTCCGCCCGTGCACAGGGAATTCCCGGCGTGGTCGTGCGGCAGGCCGTCGAGCCCCTGTTCAACCACATCACGTTCAACGGCGGACCGGGCGCCGTCCTGTCCGATCCCGCGCTGCGCCGGGCCATCGTGCAGGGCATGGACCGCCAGGCCATCGCGACCGCCCTCGTCGGCCAGATCGTCCCGACCATCACGCCCCTCAACCAGTTCATCTTCGTGCAGGGGTCGGAGAACTACGTCGACCACGCCCAGGGCGTCGCGTACGACCCGGCAGCCGCGGGTGCCGCCCTCGACGCGCTGGGCTGGGTCTCACCGGGCGAGGGCCAGGCCCGCGTGCGCAACGGGCAGCCGCTGGACGTGCGCTACGTCGCGACCGCGGGCAACCCCATCAGCGAGCGGATCGTCGCCATCACCTCGCAGCAGCTGCGGGCGATCGGGGTGGGCGTCGAGGTGGTCCCGGTGGCCTCGGCGGACCTGTTCGACCAGTACGTGAACCCCGGGAACTTCGACATGATCGGCTTCGCGTACTCCGGCTCGCCGTTCCCGATCACGAGCAGCCGCGAGGTCTTCGTCTCGGGCAGCGAGTCGAACGTGAGCCGCATCAACACCCCGGAGATCGACGCCCTGTTCGCGCAGGCCAGCGCCGAGCTCGACGACGCGAAGCGCATCGAGCTCTGCCAACGGATCGACCAGGCGCTCTGGGAGCAGATGCCCTACGTGCCGCTGTACCAGGCCACCGGAGCGGTCGCGGTGCGCAGCACGCTCGCGAACTTCGGCGCCAAGGGGTTCGCCGACCTCGACTACACCGAGATCGGCTTCACCGCGTGA
- a CDS encoding DUF3592 domain-containing protein: MTRALRYGLVTTGLVLTVCAVLALVAGTALTAASRQLAPFTGRTVGTVSAVDGNRVEVRWTPEGGTERTDPVELAGPAPPVGTRTEVAYDPDAPGTPLVPGAAVLADADSELGTLYLAATVAALVVLVGGWQLSSRRHAAARPARSVPVRRVRIQSGLIARSWLETETAPHRWIPVHFDPVLVGLPSPATVRVHGDPLRDRLVAVDVEGRVLHPSGPVRTREPRGRRTDNPAAPDASTIERMARLAPLRRQFRADLPLLLPAPIAALLWTVVDGAGITTWTATTALLGALGLWLAALRGSDPS, translated from the coding sequence GTGACCCGGGCCCTGCGGTACGGGCTGGTCACCACCGGGCTCGTCCTCACCGTGTGCGCCGTGCTCGCCCTCGTCGCGGGCACGGCGCTCACGGCCGCCTCCCGGCAGCTGGCACCCTTCACCGGGCGGACCGTCGGCACGGTCAGCGCGGTCGACGGGAACCGGGTCGAGGTGCGCTGGACCCCGGAGGGCGGCACCGAGCGGACCGATCCCGTCGAGCTCGCCGGCCCGGCACCCCCGGTCGGCACCCGCACCGAGGTGGCCTACGACCCGGACGCTCCGGGCACGCCGCTCGTGCCCGGAGCGGCCGTCCTCGCCGATGCGGACAGCGAGCTCGGCACCCTGTACCTGGCGGCCACCGTCGCCGCCCTCGTGGTCCTCGTGGGCGGCTGGCAGCTCTCGAGCCGCAGGCACGCGGCCGCACGCCCCGCGCGGAGCGTCCCGGTGCGCCGCGTGCGGATCCAGTCCGGGCTCATCGCCCGCAGCTGGCTGGAGACCGAGACGGCGCCCCACCGCTGGATCCCGGTCCACTTCGACCCGGTGCTCGTCGGGCTCCCCTCACCCGCGACCGTGCGCGTGCACGGCGACCCGCTGCGCGACCGCCTCGTCGCCGTGGACGTGGAGGGGCGGGTGCTGCACCCGTCCGGGCCGGTCCGGACGCGGGAGCCGCGCGGTCGGCGCACCGACAACCCGGCCGCGCCGGACGCGTCGACGATCGAGCGGATGGCCCGCCTCGCGCCGCTGCGCCGGCAGTTCCGCGCGGACCTCCCACTGCTGCTCCCGGCCCCGATCGCCGCCCTGCTGTGGACCGTCGTCGACGGCGCCGGGATCACCACGTGGACAGCGACGACCGCCCTGCTCGGTGCGCTCGGGCTGTGGCTCGCCGCCCTCCGCGGCTCCGACCCGAGCTGA
- a CDS encoding acyl-CoA dehydrogenase family protein yields MFFALTEDQREFDGAVRGYLADRFDLDAVRTVFEDTGGDGHPASLWKAAGEQGWLAVLVPEEHDGLGLGLVEAQVIARALGAGVAPGPWRSTVLAGEALRLAGSDEQKAAWLPRFAAGEAVGAFTLRGSAPGALPAVEYGAVADVVVARSGDGLTLVQGATATPRGSHDGTTRLADLDAATGEPLPGATAEVIDELAARATVLVAADLVGIAREAITRTVAYDRERQQFGVPVGSFQAIKHALADLHVGVTMAEHAALYAAHAVDERLADAPLAVSVAKAKASDVALQATGAMIQYHGGIGYTWEHEAHFFYKRAKRLAGQWGDADAHRVRIADLTLPA; encoded by the coding sequence ATGTTCTTCGCACTCACCGAGGACCAGCGCGAGTTCGACGGCGCCGTGCGCGGCTACCTCGCCGACCGGTTCGACCTGGACGCCGTTCGCACCGTCTTCGAGGACACCGGAGGTGACGGGCACCCCGCTTCGCTGTGGAAGGCCGCGGGCGAGCAGGGCTGGCTCGCCGTGCTCGTTCCGGAGGAGCACGACGGCCTCGGCCTGGGCCTCGTGGAGGCCCAGGTGATCGCACGGGCGCTCGGCGCGGGCGTGGCTCCCGGGCCGTGGCGCAGCACCGTGCTGGCGGGCGAAGCGCTCCGCCTCGCAGGCTCCGACGAGCAGAAGGCGGCCTGGCTGCCCCGGTTCGCCGCGGGCGAGGCCGTAGGGGCGTTCACCCTGCGCGGCAGTGCCCCCGGCGCCCTGCCCGCCGTCGAGTACGGCGCGGTGGCGGACGTGGTTGTCGCGCGGTCCGGCGACGGGTTGACGCTGGTCCAGGGGGCGACCGCCACACCGCGCGGGTCCCACGACGGCACCACCCGGCTCGCCGACCTGGACGCCGCCACGGGGGAGCCGCTGCCGGGAGCGACCGCGGAGGTGATCGACGAGCTCGCAGCCCGGGCCACCGTGCTCGTCGCGGCCGACCTCGTCGGTATCGCGCGCGAGGCGATCACCCGCACCGTCGCCTACGACCGCGAGCGCCAGCAGTTCGGCGTGCCGGTCGGGTCGTTCCAGGCGATCAAGCACGCGCTGGCGGACCTGCACGTGGGCGTCACGATGGCCGAGCACGCGGCGCTGTACGCCGCGCACGCCGTGGACGAGCGCCTTGCGGACGCGCCGCTCGCCGTCAGCGTGGCGAAGGCGAAGGCGAGCGACGTGGCGCTGCAGGCCACGGGCGCGATGATCCAGTACCACGGCGGCATCGGCTACACCTGGGAGCACGAGGCGCACTTCTTCTACAAGCGCGCCAAGCGCCTCGCCGGGCAGTGGGGCGACGCCGACGCCCACCGCGTCCGGATCGCCGACCTGACGCTCCCGGCATAG
- a CDS encoding acyl-CoA dehydrogenase family protein, whose product MDLTYTAAEEEFRRELRTWLRANIPEEWTRPGFWEALDPDESFRLRRDWERDKAEAGFAGIAWPTEYGGRGGTAGMKAIYDEEMVRANAPRTVNALGLTFLAPTVMAIGTDAQKKEIIGPLLRNEVIWCQGFSEPGAGSDLAAISTRGVRDGDDFVVNGQKVWTTNAVHGDKIFTMVRTEPGSQRHRGISMLLIDMHQPGVDARPLKQMSGASEFGEVFFDDARVPAGECLGEIGEGWRTAMLLLSFERGASGIAQYTEFRRQYDEIAAVAKRLGRHRDPVVRGELARVLTELECLRLHAMHVLTQVEQGRDLGFEASMTKLQWSETYQDLWEVFDDLLGEDATLDSIDGLDLRPLHAQSMWSRSVTIWGGSSQVQRNVTAERVLGLPR is encoded by the coding sequence ATGGACCTGACCTACACCGCAGCGGAGGAGGAGTTCCGCCGCGAGCTGCGGACGTGGTTGCGGGCGAACATCCCGGAGGAGTGGACGCGCCCGGGGTTCTGGGAGGCGCTCGACCCCGATGAGAGCTTCCGGCTGCGCCGGGACTGGGAACGCGACAAGGCGGAGGCGGGCTTCGCCGGGATCGCATGGCCCACCGAGTACGGCGGCCGCGGCGGCACCGCGGGCATGAAGGCGATCTACGACGAGGAGATGGTGCGCGCGAACGCGCCCCGCACCGTCAACGCGCTCGGCCTGACCTTCCTCGCGCCCACCGTCATGGCGATCGGCACGGACGCGCAGAAGAAGGAGATCATCGGGCCGCTGCTGCGCAACGAGGTGATCTGGTGCCAGGGCTTCTCCGAGCCCGGCGCCGGGTCCGACCTCGCCGCGATCTCCACCCGCGGGGTCCGCGACGGCGACGATTTCGTCGTCAACGGGCAGAAGGTGTGGACCACCAACGCCGTCCACGGCGACAAGATCTTCACCATGGTCCGCACGGAACCGGGGTCGCAGCGCCACCGCGGCATCTCCATGCTGCTCATCGACATGCACCAGCCGGGTGTGGACGCCCGGCCGCTCAAGCAGATGAGCGGGGCCAGCGAGTTCGGCGAGGTGTTCTTCGACGACGCCCGCGTCCCGGCCGGCGAGTGCCTCGGCGAGATCGGCGAGGGCTGGCGCACGGCGATGCTGCTGCTGTCGTTCGAGCGCGGGGCGTCCGGGATCGCGCAGTACACGGAGTTCCGGCGCCAGTACGACGAGATCGCCGCCGTCGCGAAGCGCCTCGGCCGCCACCGCGACCCGGTGGTGCGCGGCGAGCTCGCCCGCGTCCTCACCGAGCTCGAATGCCTGCGGTTGCACGCGATGCACGTTCTCACGCAGGTCGAGCAGGGCCGCGACCTCGGCTTCGAGGCGTCGATGACCAAGCTGCAGTGGTCGGAGACGTACCAGGACCTCTGGGAGGTCTTCGACGACCTCCTCGGCGAGGACGCCACGCTCGACTCGATCGACGGGCTGGACCTGCGCCCGCTGCACGCCCAGTCGATGTGGTCCCGGTCGGTCACCATCTGGGGCGGCTCGTCCCAGGTGCAGCGCAACGTCACCGCCGAGCGCGTGCTCGGCCTGCCGAGGTAG
- a CDS encoding tyrosine-protein phosphatase, which yields MAAPVDRWLALEGLDNIRDVGGLPLRDGGTTRRGVLLRSASLRYCTQADITHLVEEFGLRLVLDLRTERERERSVSPAAFAEAGVETVALSFIPEEGRELPETEEDVDPLVHIYLGYLRDRAENVVAAVRRLSAAGPTLVHCAAGKDRTGVLVALVLDAVGVERDAVVADYALSGERIEALFRRWTAASGDPMPDDLTPHLPRAEAMAAVLDHLDAEHGGAAGWLRAHGLEEDALARLRDRLTG from the coding sequence GTGGCTGCACCCGTGGATCGCTGGCTCGCTCTGGAAGGTCTCGACAACATCCGTGACGTCGGCGGGCTGCCGCTGCGCGACGGCGGCACCACCCGGCGAGGGGTGCTGTTGCGGAGCGCCTCGTTGCGGTACTGCACGCAGGCCGACATCACCCACCTCGTCGAGGAGTTCGGGCTGCGGCTCGTGCTCGACCTGCGCACGGAGCGCGAGCGGGAGCGGTCGGTGAGCCCGGCGGCCTTCGCGGAGGCCGGCGTCGAGACCGTCGCGCTGAGCTTCATCCCCGAGGAGGGGCGCGAGCTCCCCGAGACCGAGGAGGACGTGGATCCGCTGGTCCACATCTACCTCGGTTACCTGCGCGACCGCGCCGAGAACGTCGTCGCGGCCGTACGGAGGCTCTCCGCGGCCGGCCCGACCCTCGTGCACTGCGCGGCGGGCAAGGATCGCACCGGCGTGCTCGTGGCGCTCGTGCTGGACGCCGTGGGCGTCGAACGCGACGCCGTCGTGGCCGACTACGCGCTCTCCGGGGAGCGGATCGAGGCGCTGTTCCGGAGGTGGACCGCGGCGTCGGGCGACCCCATGCCGGACGACCTCACCCCGCACCTGCCGCGGGCCGAGGCGATGGCCGCCGTGCTCGACCACCTGGACGCCGAGCACGGCGGTGCCGCGGGCTGGTTGCGCGCCCACGGGCTGGAGGAGGATGCGCTCGCCCGGCTGCGCGACCGGTTGACGGGCTGA
- a CDS encoding TetR family transcriptional regulator has protein sequence MEQELVAAALTVARARGRDVADVPLAAIAAAAGMSRSTLLRRLGGTRGPLDDAVRRAGVDPGGRPPARERAIAAAASLIAEQGLGATTLDAVAAAADCALPTLHGLFEGRDGLLTAVFDRFGPLPDLEALAADPPDDLCELLREVHRAIISAFAREPRVLPAIFADACGRPGGPGQAMLKAMVPRTTESLRALLSPHIEAGRLQPLPFPMLVQLLLGPIVTHMLLRPTLEAAPGGELPSVDEITDTLASTYLRAVAT, from the coding sequence GTGGAGCAGGAACTGGTGGCCGCGGCGCTGACGGTGGCGCGCGCCCGTGGCCGCGACGTCGCGGACGTGCCGCTCGCGGCGATCGCCGCCGCGGCAGGCATGTCCCGCAGCACGCTGCTGCGGCGGCTCGGCGGCACCCGCGGGCCGCTGGACGACGCCGTGCGGCGCGCGGGCGTCGACCCGGGTGGCCGCCCCCCGGCCCGGGAGCGCGCGATCGCGGCCGCCGCGTCGCTCATCGCCGAGCAGGGGCTCGGCGCCACCACCCTCGACGCCGTCGCCGCGGCGGCCGACTGCGCCCTGCCCACCCTGCACGGCCTCTTCGAGGGGCGGGACGGCCTGCTCACCGCGGTGTTCGACCGCTTCGGCCCGCTGCCCGACCTCGAGGCGCTCGCCGCCGATCCGCCGGACGACCTCTGCGAGCTCCTGCGCGAGGTACACCGGGCGATCATCAGCGCCTTCGCGCGGGAACCTCGCGTGCTGCCGGCGATCTTCGCCGACGCATGCGGCCGGCCCGGCGGTCCCGGCCAGGCGATGCTGAAGGCGATGGTCCCGCGCACGACGGAGAGCCTGCGGGCGCTGCTGTCCCCGCACATCGAGGCGGGACGACTGCAGCCGCTCCCATTCCCGATGCTCGTCCAGCTCCTGCTCGGGCCGATCGTCACGCACATGCTGCTGCGTCCGACCCTCGAGGCAGCGCCGGGCGGGGAACTACCGTCCGTCGACGAGATCACCGACACGCTCGCGAGCACCTATCTCCGCGCGGTCGCGACCTGA
- a CDS encoding polysaccharide pyruvyl transferase family protein translates to MTDPRANLIRQQLADLGRRHAAEENAKAATPRATRVLIIGNFGNGNTGDEAMLARTLQELPEDTDVRVVSRNPRMVEALHRVPAVPMEGIPFIKSLKWCDGIAVVGGGLFGTGASSLVQALPAIVWAATARGRDITYLAIGVYPGTPDRVLDLLRRSVRKPGRISVRDEVSAAVLGDRIVAPVVGDLAMGLKPAPPADARRALAAAGVDPAVPLLLVAPKALPNPILVDALQDAAEILGRRWIERGGAVAGLAISTHADYGLGLARRDEVLINELGQRLGRKVPVLGPQLEPTLAKAVVGEADALFGLRIHSLVFAVSMGVPCLGVGWEERTTAFLAEHEQSAISTRPPVEDLHSWVDQTLPARWSARPRLLSS, encoded by the coding sequence ATGACGGACCCCCGCGCCAACCTGATCCGCCAGCAGCTCGCCGACCTGGGCAGGCGGCACGCCGCCGAGGAGAACGCCAAAGCGGCCACACCACGCGCAACCCGCGTGCTCATCATCGGGAACTTCGGCAACGGCAACACGGGCGACGAGGCGATGCTCGCCCGCACCCTGCAGGAGCTGCCCGAGGACACCGATGTGCGCGTCGTGTCGCGCAACCCTCGGATGGTGGAGGCGCTGCACCGGGTGCCCGCCGTGCCGATGGAGGGCATCCCCTTCATCAAGTCGCTGAAGTGGTGCGACGGGATCGCGGTCGTGGGTGGCGGTCTCTTCGGCACCGGCGCGTCGTCGTTGGTGCAGGCCCTTCCCGCGATCGTGTGGGCGGCCACAGCCCGTGGCCGCGACATCACCTACCTGGCGATCGGCGTGTACCCCGGCACCCCGGACCGGGTGCTCGACCTGCTGCGCCGCTCGGTGCGCAAGCCGGGGCGGATCAGCGTGCGCGACGAGGTCTCGGCGGCCGTGCTCGGTGACCGGATCGTCGCGCCGGTCGTCGGCGACCTCGCGATGGGCCTCAAGCCGGCCCCGCCCGCCGACGCACGGCGCGCACTCGCCGCCGCCGGCGTCGACCCCGCGGTGCCGCTGCTGCTCGTCGCCCCGAAGGCGCTGCCCAACCCCATCCTCGTCGACGCGCTGCAGGACGCGGCGGAGATCCTCGGGCGCCGCTGGATCGAGCGCGGCGGCGCGGTCGCCGGCCTCGCGATCAGCACCCACGCCGACTACGGCCTCGGCCTCGCCCGCCGCGACGAGGTGCTCATCAACGAGCTCGGCCAGCGGCTCGGGCGCAAGGTGCCCGTGCTCGGCCCGCAGCTGGAGCCCACCCTGGCCAAGGCCGTGGTCGGCGAGGCCGACGCGCTGTTCGGGCTGCGCATCCACTCACTGGTCTTCGCGGTGTCCATGGGCGTGCCCTGCCTGGGCGTCGGCTGGGAAGAGCGCACCACGGCGTTCCTGGCCGAGCACGAGCAGTCGGCGATCAGCACCCGCCCGCCGGTCGAGGACCTGCACTCGTGGGTGGACCAGACGCTCCCCGCGCGCTGGTCGGCCCGCCCGCGCCTGCTCTCCTCGTAG
- the soxR gene encoding redox-sensitive transcriptional activator SoxR — METTDLLTIGEVAHRSGFPQSALRYYEREGLLKTTRTSGGQRRYERSALRRLAFIRAARTIGVGLDELREALDELPEGRTPTKADWSRLSKKWRGRLDEQIQALVALRDGLDSCIGCGCLSLKRCRLYNPEDRVSELGPGARLLPPLLRRTPAEGV, encoded by the coding sequence GTGGAGACGACGGACCTGCTCACCATCGGGGAGGTGGCGCACCGCAGCGGCTTCCCCCAGTCGGCGCTGCGGTACTACGAGCGCGAGGGGCTGCTGAAGACCACGCGCACGTCCGGCGGGCAGCGCCGCTACGAGCGCTCGGCGCTGCGCAGGCTCGCGTTCATCCGCGCCGCCCGCACCATCGGCGTCGGGCTGGACGAGCTGCGCGAGGCCCTCGACGAGCTGCCCGAGGGGCGCACCCCGACGAAGGCCGACTGGTCGCGGCTGTCGAAGAAGTGGCGCGGGCGGCTCGACGAGCAGATCCAGGCCCTCGTCGCGCTGCGGGACGGGCTGGACTCGTGCATCGGCTGCGGCTGCCTGTCGCTCAAGCGCTGCCGCCTGTACAACCCGGAGGACCGGGTCTCGGAGCTCGGGCCGGGTGCGCGCCTCCTCCCGCCCCTGCTCCGCCGCACCCCGGCAGAGGGGGTCTGA
- a CDS encoding SDR family NAD(P)-dependent oxidoreductase produces MTFATAIVTGAGQGFGLALTASLAARGTTVIACARDADRLRGATAALPGVVALAGDVTDPAFRADLVDAADGRLDLLVHNAGELGPSPLPTLERYPLDALRGVLETTVLAPLALTQLALPSLRASATGTVVTLSSDAAVEAYAGWGGYGAAKAALDHLAAVLAVEEPGLRVHAFDPGDMRTAMHQRAFPGEDVSDRPEPETVVPSLLRLLDERLPSGRYRAADLAPAARSPQ; encoded by the coding sequence ATGACCTTCGCGACCGCCATCGTCACCGGGGCGGGCCAGGGCTTCGGCCTCGCCCTCACCGCCTCGCTCGCCGCGCGCGGCACCACCGTGATCGCGTGCGCCCGCGACGCCGACCGGCTCCGGGGCGCCACCGCGGCCCTGCCCGGGGTGGTCGCGCTCGCGGGGGACGTCACCGATCCGGCGTTCCGCGCAGATCTCGTGGATGCCGCCGACGGCCGGCTGGATCTCCTGGTGCACAACGCCGGGGAGCTCGGCCCGTCGCCCCTGCCCACCCTGGAGCGCTACCCGCTCGACGCGCTGCGCGGGGTCCTGGAGACCACCGTGCTCGCCCCGCTGGCGCTCACCCAGCTCGCACTGCCGTCCCTGCGCGCCTCCGCCACCGGGACGGTCGTGACCCTCAGCTCGGACGCCGCCGTGGAGGCGTACGCCGGCTGGGGCGGGTACGGCGCCGCCAAGGCCGCGCTCGACCACCTCGCCGCCGTGCTGGCGGTGGAGGAGCCCGGCCTGCGGGTGCACGCGTTCGACCCCGGCGACATGCGCACCGCGATGCACCAGCGCGCCTTCCCCGGCGAGGACGTCTCCGACCGTCCCGAACCGGAGACCGTCGTGCCGTCGCTGCTGCGCCTGCTCGACGAGCGCCTCCCCAGCGGCCGGTACCGGGCTGCCGACCTCGCGCCCGCGGCGAGGAGCCCGCAGTGA